CTATATTCCAAGCCATCTGATATATCAGGAGGGCAAAGACAGCGTGTTGCATTAGGACGTGCAATGGTTAGAAAACCAAGTGTATTTTTAATGGATGAACCATTATCCAATCTTGATGCAAAATTAAGAGAACATATGAGAGTCGAACTTGTTCGTTTACATAAGACCTTGGGTACAACATCCATCTATGTAACCCATGACCAAACTGAGGCAATGACCATGGCTACCAAGATCGTGCTTATGAATGGTGGTAAAATACAGCAGGCAGGAAAACCAGAGGAGTTTTATAACAAACCTCACAACATATTTGTAGCAAAATTCATTGGTTCACCAACCATGAACCTCATCAAAGGAAAAATGTCAAATGGTATGTTTATCTCAGATGATAAAGTCATAAAGATAAAACCAAATAATAATGACTTAGAGCTTCTGAAACCATATGAAAATAAATCAGTGACTGTTGGACTTAGACCTGAGAGATTCACCAGTGGTAAGGGATTAGAAGATACTTTTGAATGTACTATAGATGTTATTGAAATGCTGGGAAAAGAAAAGATACTCTATACCAAAACTAAGACAGATAAAGATATCATTATTTCTACACCAGGACATCATGTATACAATGAAGGGGAACGTCACTCATTTGGTTTTGACCTATCAGCAATACACTTTTTTGATACAGAAACGGAGATTAGAATTAATTAATAAATGAGAGGGGAAAGCATGAACAAAAAGATTGGAATTGTTTTTGTTTTATTACTTACCATACCACTAGCACTTAGCGGCTGTACTAAAGGTAATAAAACCACTGTGAATAACAGCCTAAATGGTGTTTGGTATGAAATTTTTGTCAGGTCATTTGCTGACAGTAATAATGATGGTATTGGGGATATAAATGGTATTATTGACAAACTGGATTATCTCAATGACAATGATCCCTCAACAGATGATGACTTAGGTATTAATGGTATTTGGCTGATGCCTATAAATCCCTCACCTTCATATCATGGTTATGATATAACAGATTATTATGATATCAACCCTGATTATGGCACATTAGATGACTTCCAACGGTTACTTGAAGAAGCACATAAGAGGAATATAAAAGTAATTATGGATTTGGTACTTAACCATTCATCTTCTCAACATCCTTGGTTTACTGAAGCAGTTAATGATGAGAATAGTGACTATAGGAGTTATTATGATATCATGCCTGAGGATGCAGAGGGTTATAAATTTGATATGCAAATCTGGGGACATAATGCTTGGAATAAGATAGGTAATAATTATTATTACGCCATTTTCTGGGATGGAATGCCAGATTTTAATTATAATTCACAAGCCCTAAGAGATGAAATGATAAAAGTAGCAACATACTGGTTAGAAAAAGGTGTTGATGGTTTTAGAATCGATGCGGTTCCACATATTTTTGGTTTAGGTGAATTACCTGAAAATGAAGATTATGATAGTAAAACTAAGGATTGGTGGCAGGAATTTGATACTGCCCTTAGAAAAGTCAAGCCAGACTATTATTTAGTTGGTGAAATATGGGAAGCTAATGAAAAAAGAGCAGTCTATGCAAGTAATTTTGATACTTCCTTCAACTTTGACCTTAGTGGTGAAGGTATATTGGGAATGGTTAAATTTGAGAGAGATTTTGGTCGTAGAAATAACGGATTGATTCAAGAACTGGATATGAATTATTCTGCTATCAATAAATACAGTGATAATTTTATTGACGCACCATTTCTAAGTAATCATGATACCCAAAGGGCAATGGATTTTCTAGATGGAGATTTGACAAATATGAAACTTGCCACTTCCATTTATATGACTTTGCCAGGTAATCCTTTTATCTATTATGGTGAAGAGCTTGGAATGAAAGGAAATAAACCAGATGAATATATACGTGAACCTTTTATATGGGGAGATTCCTATCAAACAACGTGGAAGCCATTAGACTCCAATAAAGATGCATTAAGTGTTATTAAGCAAGAAGAAGAAAAAGATACACTACTAGATTATTATAGAAAGATAATCAGACTTCGTCAAAATAATAATGCGCTAATGTCTGGAGAACTAGTAGGAATTGAAACCATCAGTTCAAAAGTGGTTGCTTATGAACGAAAGTATGAAGATGAAACATTAATAGTTGTACATAACTTATATTCAAATAAGATAAAGATTGATAAGAAAGAATTAGAAAAAGATTATGAATTAGGTGAGGTTTTATTTTCTAACCCACAGCAACCATTAATAGAAGATAATACCATTGAATTACCAGGAAAATGTAGTATAATCTTTAAGGTTAAATAATAAAAGAAATAATTAAAAAAGAATTGATTAAAGCATCAGGAGGAAAACATAATGAATATTGCAGCAATCTATCATGAAGCGAAAAGTAAATATGCATATGCATATGATAAAGAAACGGTTCATATAAAAATTCGAACAGGAAAAGATGAAGTAGATGAAATAAAATTAATATATGGAGACCCATTCCATTATGGTCCAAAAGAAGATGAAGTTAATACAAGTGAATGGAAGGCAGATAGTTCATTAGGTATACCTATGTTAAAAGAATATTCAACAGGTATGCATGACTATTGGTTCTGTGAGATCAAACCAAAATGGAAAAGAGCTAAATACGCTTTCCTAATTAAAAATAAAGATACAAAAGTAATTTTTGGCAGTAGAGAAATTATTGATTTGAATACTGTTGATGAGAAAAAAAGAATATATAACTTAGAAAATTTCTTCAATTTCCCTTATGTGAATCATGAAGACATTTATGATGCTCCTAAGTGGGTGGCTGATACTACATGGTATCAGATTTTCACTGAAAGATTTTCTAATGGGGATTTATCCATCAATGATGAGAACGTATTAGAATGGGGAAGCATTGATAATGTTACCAATGATATGTTTTTTGGTGGAGACCTAAGAGGTGTAATCAACAAATTAGATTATATAAAAGATATGGGATTCACTGGAATTTATTTTACACCGATATTCCAATCTCCTTCTAGTCACAAATACGATATAGAAGATTATTATAAAATTGACTCTCATTTTGGGACTAATGATACTTTTAAAGAACTAGTACAGGAAGCTCATAAAAGAGGGATTAGAATAATGCTTGATGCAGTATTCAACCACTGTGGATGGAGACATCCTTATTGGCAGGATGTTGTTAAAAACGGAAGAGACTCCAAATATTATGACTGTTTCTATATAAATGGAGATTCTGTTGTCAATTTCCCTCTGGATGATAATAATGATCCAGATATAGATAATATGACATATGACAACTTGGTCAACTTCAATTATGCTACTTTTGGTTTTACACCTAGAATGCCAAAATGGAATACAGATAATGAATTAGTTAAAGAGCATCTAATGGGAGCGGCTAAGTACTGGATAGAAGAATATGATATAGATGGATGGCGATTAGACGTATCCAATGAAGTATCCCATGAATTCTGGAGAGAATTCAGAAAAGAAGTAAAAGGAGTAAAAAAAGACGTTGTAATTATAGGAGAAAATTGGGATGAAGCCTTCCCATGGCTACATTCAGGACAATTTGATTCAACTATGAATTATGACCTATTAATGCCTATCTGGTCCTTTTTTGGGAAAAATAATAACTTACATATAAAACCATCTACTTTTATAGAAGCAGTTAATAGAGTACTTACTACATATCCTAAAAATATATTGAAAAATATGTTTAATCTAGTAGATAGCCATGATACAGAGAGGATTTTGACAGTCTGCTATGAAAATGCTGATAAAACAAATCTAGCATATTTATTTCAGTTTACATTCCCAGGCACTCCAAGTATCTACTATGGAAGTGAAGTAGGAGTAAATGGAAATACTGATCCTAACAACAGGAAGTGTATGGTTTGGGATAATGATAAGCACAATGATAAGATTAAGAATCATCTTAAGACATTAATTAACCTTAGAAATACTTATAAAGCTTTTAATAGTACAGAACTTAGATGGGTTGATTACGATAATGAAAAAGAATATCTAATCTACAAAAAGGTTAGTGGTGAACAAGAATTATATATCATCATGAATAATAGCAACCAAGAGCTTAATATTACATTACCAGAACAACTTATGAATAAAAAGGTAGAAGATATCTATAACCAACAGGAAATGAACCTATCAGACGAAGTTGTAATGGAAGAAAATTCATTTTTGATCTTAAGGCTTTAATAATATATTTATTTGTGTTTTAATTATTATATATAGTATAATATATAAAACAATTTTTATAATAAATAAGGAAATCTGTTGAATTAAATCAGATATTAATTCAACAGATAAAGGTGATATAATGAAAAAGGTTACGCTGAAAGATATTGCTGACCATGCTGGTGTGTCAGTAGCATCAGTTTCTTATGTACTCAATAACAGAACGGACCAGAAGATCAGTCTTAAA
The window above is part of the Vallitalea guaymasensis genome. Proteins encoded here:
- a CDS encoding ABC transporter ATP-binding protein, which produces MKVEFKNIGKKYEGREDFTLRNINLDIEDKEFCVILGPSGCGKTTLLRMVAGLNSITEGDLLFDGLRVNKVAPKDRDIAMVFQSYALYPHMTVYENMAFSLSMRKERKKVIHDRVMEAAEVLQIKDYLYSKPSDISGGQRQRVALGRAMVRKPSVFLMDEPLSNLDAKLREHMRVELVRLHKTLGTTSIYVTHDQTEAMTMATKIVLMNGGKIQQAGKPEEFYNKPHNIFVAKFIGSPTMNLIKGKMSNGMFISDDKVIKIKPNNNDLELLKPYENKSVTVGLRPERFTSGKGLEDTFECTIDVIEMLGKEKILYTKTKTDKDIIISTPGHHVYNEGERHSFGFDLSAIHFFDTETEIRIN
- a CDS encoding alpha-amylase family glycosyl hydrolase, with the protein product MNKKIGIVFVLLLTIPLALSGCTKGNKTTVNNSLNGVWYEIFVRSFADSNNDGIGDINGIIDKLDYLNDNDPSTDDDLGINGIWLMPINPSPSYHGYDITDYYDINPDYGTLDDFQRLLEEAHKRNIKVIMDLVLNHSSSQHPWFTEAVNDENSDYRSYYDIMPEDAEGYKFDMQIWGHNAWNKIGNNYYYAIFWDGMPDFNYNSQALRDEMIKVATYWLEKGVDGFRIDAVPHIFGLGELPENEDYDSKTKDWWQEFDTALRKVKPDYYLVGEIWEANEKRAVYASNFDTSFNFDLSGEGILGMVKFERDFGRRNNGLIQELDMNYSAINKYSDNFIDAPFLSNHDTQRAMDFLDGDLTNMKLATSIYMTLPGNPFIYYGEELGMKGNKPDEYIREPFIWGDSYQTTWKPLDSNKDALSVIKQEEEKDTLLDYYRKIIRLRQNNNALMSGELVGIETISSKVVAYERKYEDETLIVVHNLYSNKIKIDKKELEKDYELGEVLFSNPQQPLIEDNTIELPGKCSIIFKVK
- a CDS encoding glycoside hydrolase family 13 protein — protein: MNIAAIYHEAKSKYAYAYDKETVHIKIRTGKDEVDEIKLIYGDPFHYGPKEDEVNTSEWKADSSLGIPMLKEYSTGMHDYWFCEIKPKWKRAKYAFLIKNKDTKVIFGSREIIDLNTVDEKKRIYNLENFFNFPYVNHEDIYDAPKWVADTTWYQIFTERFSNGDLSINDENVLEWGSIDNVTNDMFFGGDLRGVINKLDYIKDMGFTGIYFTPIFQSPSSHKYDIEDYYKIDSHFGTNDTFKELVQEAHKRGIRIMLDAVFNHCGWRHPYWQDVVKNGRDSKYYDCFYINGDSVVNFPLDDNNDPDIDNMTYDNLVNFNYATFGFTPRMPKWNTDNELVKEHLMGAAKYWIEEYDIDGWRLDVSNEVSHEFWREFRKEVKGVKKDVVIIGENWDEAFPWLHSGQFDSTMNYDLLMPIWSFFGKNNNLHIKPSTFIEAVNRVLTTYPKNILKNMFNLVDSHDTERILTVCYENADKTNLAYLFQFTFPGTPSIYYGSEVGVNGNTDPNNRKCMVWDNDKHNDKIKNHLKTLINLRNTYKAFNSTELRWVDYDNEKEYLIYKKVSGEQELYIIMNNSNQELNITLPEQLMNKKVEDIYNQQEMNLSDEVVMEENSFLILRL